The following are encoded together in the Tripterygium wilfordii isolate XIE 37 chromosome 3, ASM1340144v1, whole genome shotgun sequence genome:
- the LOC119990416 gene encoding transcription factor SKN7-like, with the protein MSWPKHQWSISSTLLLISSILLFISFSSPIRANLTDKLDQTLVPEEPDTEIKCETYPCMNPCAQQQPPPPPPPPPPPPPPPPPMNPCCTIPLPPPPPRFTYVTSEPGEVYDTETTTWFYAGAKKNVALITGPLLVSSALLQLMLLFR; encoded by the coding sequence ATGTCATGGCCAAAACACCAATGGAGTATCTCAAGTACTCTTCTTCTGATCAGTTCCATTCTTTTGttcatttcattttcatcaccgATTAGAGCTAACTTGACAGATAAACTGGACCAAACATTGGTGCCAGAAGAACCAGATACTGAAATAAAGTGTGAAACATACCCTTGTATGAACCCGTGCGCCCAGCAGCagcctcctccaccaccaccaccaccacctcctcctcctcctccgccaCCACCAATGAATCCTTGTTGTACTATTCCATTACCCCCACCTCCTCCGAGGTTCACTTACGTGACAAGCGAGCCCGGGGAAGTGTATGATACAGAAACAACCACATGGTTCTATGCTGGTGCCAAAAAGAATGTAGCTCTAATTACAGGGCCGCTTTTGGTTTCTTCTGCATTACTCCAACTGATGCTGTTGTTCAGGTGA